One Desulfovibrio sp. genomic window carries:
- a CDS encoding NAD(P)/FAD-dependent oxidoreductase, whose amino-acid sequence METRELVIIGAGPAGLSAAIYGKRAGLDTLVLEKGRPGGQILTTSRVENYPGILDGTGTGLADAFRAHAEFFKAEFRSASVQKLEVRDGKKIITLK is encoded by the coding sequence ATGGAAACTCGTGAACTCGTCATCATTGGAGCGGGCCCTGCCGGGCTTTCCGCCGCCATCTACGGCAAGCGGGCCGGTCTTGATACCCTGGTGCTGGAAAAGGGCCGCCCCGGCGGGCAGATACTGACCACCAGCCGGGTGGAGAATTACCCCGGCATCCTTGACGGCACCGGCACGGGCCTGGCCGACGCGTTTCGCGCCCATGCCGAGTTTTTCAAGGCGGAATTCAGGTCAGCTTCAGTGCAGAAGCTTGAGGTGCGTGACGGAAAAAAAATCATCACCCTCAAGG